A region from the Euryarchaeota archaeon genome encodes:
- a CDS encoding aldo/keto reductase: MPEDAGAAASDSASSEGTAAYASSIRAVPGHFRAWRTLILSSLGLGTYLGEVGEAWNRAYEDAIVAALEGGVNVLDTAINYRDQQSERDVGRALRRFGRRRGVVVATKGGFLHGDARESDGRAWFQKTYVETGLLRPLDIAGGAHAMTPTYLRHELERSLENLQLRSVDVYFVHNPESQLQAGVPRAAFEERLRESFVELELQCDAGRIAYYGTATWNGLRSPVGTQSHLGLERLLGIAHEARYEVGGKGEAHHFAAVELPVNLAMPEAGTQRNQPWMGRVTTLLDAAREADLAVFASASLMQGKLLGRVDQKIREALAAKTDLEAAIDFARALPGVTTALVGMGSPEHARENVALATSRPPDPEAAAALLAS; the protein is encoded by the coding sequence GTGCCCGAAGACGCTGGCGCGGCCGCATCCGATTCCGCTTCTTCCGAAGGTACCGCGGCTTACGCCTCATCGATCAGGGCGGTCCCCGGGCATTTTCGCGCCTGGCGCACGTTGATCCTTTCGTCTCTTGGCCTCGGGACCTACCTGGGCGAAGTCGGCGAAGCGTGGAACCGAGCGTATGAGGACGCTATCGTGGCCGCCCTTGAAGGCGGTGTCAACGTGCTCGACACGGCGATAAACTACCGCGACCAACAGAGCGAGCGCGACGTGGGCCGGGCGCTCCGGCGCTTCGGCCGTCGCCGAGGCGTCGTGGTCGCCACCAAGGGCGGTTTCCTCCATGGCGACGCCCGAGAAAGTGACGGCAGGGCCTGGTTCCAGAAGACCTACGTGGAGACCGGACTTCTTCGCCCCCTAGACATCGCGGGAGGTGCGCACGCGATGACGCCCACGTACTTGCGCCACGAGCTCGAGCGTAGCCTCGAAAACCTGCAACTTCGCTCGGTGGACGTCTATTTCGTCCACAATCCCGAGAGCCAGCTCCAGGCCGGGGTCCCGCGTGCGGCTTTCGAGGAACGTCTTCGAGAGTCGTTCGTGGAGCTTGAACTCCAATGCGACGCCGGCCGCATCGCCTATTACGGTACGGCGACGTGGAACGGTCTACGTTCGCCGGTCGGGACGCAGTCGCACTTAGGGCTCGAGAGGCTTCTCGGGATCGCCCACGAGGCGCGTTACGAGGTCGGCGGCAAGGGGGAGGCGCACCACTTCGCCGCCGTTGAGCTTCCAGTGAACCTCGCGATGCCCGAGGCCGGCACACAGAGGAACCAGCCTTGGATGGGCCGTGTCACGACGCTTCTTGACGCGGCGCGCGAGGCCGACCTCGCCGTCTTCGCAAGCGCCTCCTTGATGCAGGGCAAACTCCTCGGTCGCGTGGATCAAAAGATCCGCGAGGCGCTCGCCGCCAAGACGGATCTTGAGGCCGCGATTGATTTTGCGAGGGCGCTTCCGGGCGTCACGACCGCGCTCGTCGGGATGGGAAGTCCCGAGCACGCCCGCGAGAACGTCGCCCTTGCCACTTCGAGGCCGCCAGACCCCGAGGCCGCCGCGGCTCTTCTTGCCTCTTGA
- the ftsZ gene encoding cell division protein FtsZ: MKEILEEGVKKSQDQAPRKSTGPSPIDQEAEDKRLEELVGEIRARIKVVGCGGAGSNTIGRLAAENLDGIEVYALNTDAQHLLACRAPNRMLIGRNLTRGLGAGSLPQVGEDAASENEQQIKSIVEGADLVFVTCGLGGGTGTGSAPVVAKVARDAGALVIGITTMPFRCEGGVRRSNAEAGLSRLRETADATIVIPNDKLLEIAPRLPLNQAFKVADEVLIRSILGLTEMITKPGLVNLDFADLRTIMRHSGVAMIGLGEGEGEHRARDAVEEALHSPLLDVDVSGAKGALVDVMGGPDMTLSEAEEIVETVHERLDPDARLIWGASVHPELEHNIRCMVVVTGVKSRTETVTPAQARPGRQAGTVRRRGEFDLVL; the protein is encoded by the coding sequence ATCAAGGAGATCCTGGAGGAAGGCGTCAAGAAGAGCCAGGACCAAGCGCCTCGCAAGAGCACCGGCCCGTCGCCGATCGACCAAGAGGCGGAGGATAAGAGGCTCGAAGAGCTCGTCGGCGAGATCCGGGCGCGGATAAAGGTCGTCGGTTGCGGGGGCGCCGGCTCCAACACGATAGGTCGACTCGCGGCCGAGAACCTCGACGGGATAGAGGTCTACGCCCTCAACACGGACGCGCAGCACCTTCTCGCCTGCAGGGCCCCGAATCGCATGCTCATCGGCAGGAACCTCACTCGCGGCCTCGGCGCCGGCTCGCTTCCCCAGGTGGGCGAAGACGCGGCCTCCGAGAACGAGCAACAGATCAAGAGCATCGTGGAGGGCGCCGACTTGGTCTTCGTCACTTGTGGCCTTGGCGGCGGGACGGGGACCGGTTCAGCCCCAGTGGTCGCCAAGGTGGCACGTGACGCGGGAGCGCTTGTCATCGGCATCACGACGATGCCGTTTCGCTGCGAAGGCGGCGTGCGCCGGTCGAACGCGGAAGCGGGCCTTTCGCGGCTACGCGAGACGGCGGATGCGACGATAGTCATCCCGAACGACAAGCTCCTCGAGATCGCGCCACGCCTCCCGTTGAACCAGGCCTTCAAAGTCGCCGACGAGGTCCTCATCAGGTCGATTCTGGGACTCACCGAGATGATCACGAAGCCTGGTCTTGTGAACCTCGACTTCGCGGACCTTCGCACCATCATGAGGCACAGTGGCGTTGCGATGATCGGCCTCGGCGAAGGCGAAGGCGAGCATCGGGCCCGCGACGCCGTGGAGGAGGCCCTCCATTCGCCTCTCCTTGACGTCGACGTTTCCGGCGCAAAGGGTGCCCTGGTCGACGTGATGGGCGGACCCGACATGACGCTTTCAGAGGCCGAGGAGATCGTGGAGACGGTCCACGAAAGGCTTGATCCCGACGCCCGCCTCATCTGGGGCGCCTCGGTGCATCCGGAGCTCGAACACAACATCCGTTGCATGGTGGTCGTGACGGGGGTCAAAAGCCGCACCGAGACGGTCACCCCGGCGCAAGCACGGCCGGGTAGGCAAGCGGGGACCGTCCGCAGGCGCGGCGAATTCGATCTCGTCCTTTGA
- a CDS encoding MMPL family transporter, protein MLSAVVLVLSAAIAAQGGKLLAYTPAKDTESGRGIALLADELPAFSDSYFALIFESSTEDVNSSVFRQAMLEALAPLANDTRVSKVVTPYDLPAAQAAILVSRDGRRALALVSVNESLNEARTEYLELRSKVTSTSLEVTAAEGLAIYHDFDAILERDLQRAEMVTFPLVLLLLLVVFGTVVAAVLPLGVGLLAVSGAVAAVFLLSQTTDVSIYALNVVTLIGIGVAIDYSLFIVARFREELASGRTVEEALAVTMKTAGRAITFSGLTVVIGLSALMFYQGLFFASMGLAGALVVALAVFYALTFLPAVLSIIGHGVNRWRLPLPARRGAHGFWRNFAKTVMERPLAVLVPAVAILLIAGAPALNMHLASGGVAQLPAYAESHRGDEILAADFPDRGRSSVQVIVEYGSGDPLSAARVGALYDLSRNLSMIPHVIRVESIVDLDPTLARSDYQAMYSAPRETLPSEVAAALHQSVGAHVVLVNVVADVDATSDGARSIVDAARSAALGADGEIVVTGFPAVDIDTLGLIARHTPTAVAFIVVVTYFLLLVQTGSVILPLKALVMNVLSISASFGALVWIFQEGNLSGLLGFSPSSIEPSLPVILFCAVFGLSMDYEVLMLSRMHEEYVRTGDNTHAVAEGLERSARLITGAAAIMVIVFSAFGLADVVLIKAIGIGLAIAIAIDATIVRALIVPATMRLMGDWNWWSPTLFSPRGEKSVDVKSAPGLRKTDETAFHGDGTGGPTGSEAAKGSIMPGPRAPGKFFIIGRRKA, encoded by the coding sequence GTGCTCTCCGCCGTGGTCCTCGTGCTCTCGGCCGCGATCGCCGCACAGGGCGGAAAACTCCTCGCCTACACGCCCGCCAAGGACACGGAATCCGGCCGCGGGATAGCCCTTCTTGCGGACGAGCTTCCCGCCTTCTCTGATTCGTACTTCGCCCTCATCTTCGAAAGCAGTACCGAGGACGTGAACTCGTCGGTGTTCAGGCAAGCGATGCTCGAAGCGCTAGCCCCGCTGGCAAACGACACACGGGTCTCGAAGGTGGTGACCCCCTACGACCTCCCAGCGGCCCAGGCGGCGATCCTAGTCTCTCGCGACGGAAGGCGCGCCTTGGCCCTCGTCTCGGTCAACGAGTCGTTGAACGAGGCGCGCACCGAATACCTCGAACTGCGCTCGAAGGTGACATCGACAAGCCTCGAGGTGACCGCGGCAGAGGGCCTTGCGATATACCACGACTTCGACGCGATACTCGAACGGGACCTGCAACGCGCCGAGATGGTGACCTTCCCCCTCGTCCTCCTTCTTCTCCTGGTCGTCTTCGGCACCGTCGTCGCCGCGGTCCTGCCGCTCGGTGTCGGCCTCCTCGCCGTGTCCGGGGCGGTGGCCGCCGTGTTCCTTCTCTCTCAAACGACCGACGTGAGCATCTACGCGCTCAACGTCGTCACGCTCATCGGCATAGGGGTCGCGATCGATTATTCGCTCTTCATAGTCGCACGCTTCCGCGAAGAGCTTGCGAGCGGGAGGACGGTGGAGGAGGCACTGGCCGTCACGATGAAGACGGCCGGCCGGGCCATAACCTTCTCGGGGCTCACGGTGGTCATCGGGCTTTCCGCCCTCATGTTCTACCAAGGGCTTTTCTTCGCCAGCATGGGGCTTGCCGGCGCCCTCGTCGTCGCGTTGGCGGTCTTCTACGCTCTCACCTTCCTTCCCGCGGTCCTTTCGATCATCGGCCATGGGGTGAATCGTTGGAGGTTGCCCTTGCCCGCGCGCCGCGGCGCACACGGGTTCTGGCGAAACTTTGCGAAGACCGTCATGGAACGCCCGCTGGCGGTCCTCGTGCCGGCCGTCGCCATCCTCCTCATCGCAGGAGCGCCCGCGTTGAACATGCATCTTGCAAGCGGGGGGGTCGCGCAACTGCCGGCTTACGCTGAGTCCCACCGCGGCGACGAGATCCTCGCCGCCGATTTTCCGGATCGGGGCCGCTCGAGCGTCCAGGTCATCGTGGAGTACGGCTCCGGCGACCCGCTCTCCGCCGCCCGGGTAGGCGCGCTCTACGACCTGTCCCGCAATCTCTCGATGATCCCCCACGTGATCCGGGTGGAATCCATCGTGGACCTCGACCCGACGCTCGCTCGCTCCGATTACCAGGCGATGTACTCCGCCCCCCGCGAGACGCTCCCGAGCGAAGTCGCCGCGGCGCTGCACCAGAGTGTCGGCGCGCATGTCGTGCTCGTTAACGTCGTCGCCGACGTCGACGCGACGAGCGACGGCGCCCGCTCCATCGTCGACGCGGCGCGAAGTGCCGCGTTGGGCGCCGACGGTGAAATAGTCGTCACCGGTTTTCCCGCAGTGGACATCGACACGCTCGGACTCATCGCTCGACACACGCCCACGGCCGTCGCGTTCATCGTGGTCGTGACCTATTTCCTCCTCCTCGTCCAGACCGGCTCCGTGATACTCCCGCTCAAAGCACTCGTCATGAACGTCCTCTCCATCAGCGCGTCCTTCGGGGCGTTGGTCTGGATATTCCAGGAGGGAAACCTCTCGGGCCTTCTCGGTTTCAGCCCCTCTTCCATCGAACCGTCGCTACCGGTCATCCTCTTTTGCGCCGTCTTCGGTCTCTCGATGGACTACGAGGTCCTGATGTTGTCTCGCATGCACGAGGAGTACGTGCGCACCGGGGACAACACGCACGCCGTGGCGGAGGGGTTGGAGCGAAGTGCCCGGCTCATCACTGGCGCCGCGGCCATCATGGTGATCGTCTTCTCCGCCTTCGGCCTTGCCGACGTCGTCCTCATCAAAGCCATCGGCATAGGGCTTGCGATCGCAATCGCGATCGACGCGACGATCGTGAGAGCCCTCATCGTGCCGGCGACGATGCGGCTCATGGGGGATTGGAACTGGTGGTCCCCGACCCTTTTTTCGCCCAGGGGCGAAAAAAGCGTCGACGTAAAATCTGCGCCCGGTCTGAGGAAAACGGATGAAACCGCGTTTCACGGCGACGGAACTGGCGGGCCAACGGGAAGCGAGGCTGCCAAGGGCTCAATCATGCCGGGGCCGAGGGCGCCCGGGAAATTCTTCATCATCGGGCGACGGAAAGCCTGA
- a CDS encoding polyprenyl synthetase family protein: MEAIPRLDRFDLEATLQRVEERMREVLRCDDPQLLEMASKMVYAGGKRIRPRITLLAFAACGARRLSEAVDAAAGIELIHTATLIHDDIIDGGYQRRGVAATYREYGLERAIIAGDFLFIRGFELAGNLDEHVVSMTAKACTKLAEGEVLELQCLRDLDLTVEKYIEIADRKTAAPIAAAAGIGAYLGGGNQAEIDALTTYGGRLGIAFQINDDLLDVYSDDGATGKPLGVDLRSGVLSMPSLLSLKNGHGRKLRAVLAKSVKTETEVLEAIAEIRASGAIEDARRMSKAYSEEALLSLNALQQSPYRDELARFAKVLANRDR, from the coding sequence ATGGAAGCGATCCCACGCCTCGACCGATTCGACCTCGAAGCGACACTCCAACGCGTCGAGGAGAGGATGCGAGAAGTCCTCCGATGCGACGACCCGCAACTACTCGAGATGGCCTCGAAGATGGTCTACGCCGGCGGCAAACGCATCCGCCCCCGGATCACGCTCCTCGCGTTCGCCGCGTGCGGCGCAAGGCGCCTTTCCGAAGCGGTCGATGCGGCCGCGGGGATCGAGCTCATCCACACAGCGACACTCATCCACGACGACATCATCGACGGAGGTTACCAGCGGCGTGGTGTCGCCGCGACGTACCGCGAGTACGGCCTCGAGAGGGCCATAATCGCCGGCGATTTCCTTTTCATCCGGGGATTCGAGCTCGCCGGCAACCTCGACGAGCACGTGGTGTCGATGACGGCCAAGGCCTGCACGAAACTCGCCGAGGGCGAAGTGCTGGAACTGCAATGCCTACGCGACCTCGACCTCACGGTGGAGAAATACATCGAGATCGCGGACAGGAAGACCGCGGCCCCGATAGCCGCCGCGGCCGGCATCGGAGCGTACCTTGGCGGCGGAAACCAAGCGGAGATCGACGCCCTCACGACCTACGGCGGCCGCTTGGGGATCGCCTTCCAGATCAACGATGACCTCCTCGACGTCTATTCGGACGACGGGGCGACCGGGAAACCACTCGGCGTCGACCTACGTAGCGGCGTCCTTTCCATGCCGAGCCTCCTGTCACTCAAGAACGGGCACGGCCGCAAACTGCGGGCGGTCCTTGCGAAGAGCGTGAAGACCGAGACCGAGGTCCTTGAGGCGATCGCCGAGATACGGGCATCAGGGGCGATCGAGGACGCGAGGCGCATGTCGAAAGCGTACAGCGAAGAGGCGCTCCTCTCCCTGAACGCCCTCCAACAATCGCCCTACAGGGACGAGTTGGCCCGCTTCGCCAAGGTCCTTGCAAACCGCGACCGTTGA
- a CDS encoding acylphosphatase, with translation MSGRVQGVFFRQSAKTEADLLGVAGWARNLADGRVEIVVERDAGKVKRFLDWLRRGPALSRVDGMDVAEEPEQGIRGFEVQRGA, from the coding sequence ATGTCCGGTCGGGTGCAAGGCGTGTTCTTCAGGCAAAGCGCCAAGACGGAAGCCGACCTCCTTGGCGTCGCAGGCTGGGCCCGCAACCTCGCGGACGGCCGCGTGGAGATCGTCGTCGAGCGCGATGCTGGCAAGGTCAAGCGTTTCCTCGATTGGTTGAGACGTGGTCCCGCGCTTTCCCGCGTGGACGGCATGGACGTCGCCGAAGAGCCCGAACAGGGGATACGAGGCTTTGAGGTGCAACGAGGCGCCTGA
- a CDS encoding FHA domain-containing protein has product MTREEVDYDGLAKSMQLLSDPQRLRVVRGLIEGKSAEETLAADPKSQFAGTTERLRKAREELATLKQGNFISTKQGDRVEANPQALYQLAQEIKRLATKGSSEVQDLGQTVMAPREFTPMGARGPRFILVSGLGEGKTFPLAVGKKLVLGRATTADVSLDYDPFVSSLNSIIEEEGGRFRIIDVPEARNGTSINFRRIPRGSSAVLENGDIIGVGRSLLVFRA; this is encoded by the coding sequence GTGACGCGGGAGGAGGTCGACTACGACGGGCTCGCCAAGAGCATGCAGCTTCTCTCGGACCCGCAGCGCCTGCGGGTCGTCCGCGGCCTCATCGAAGGCAAGTCCGCCGAGGAGACCCTCGCGGCGGATCCGAAGTCGCAATTCGCCGGGACGACCGAACGGTTGAGGAAGGCCCGTGAAGAGCTAGCGACTTTGAAGCAGGGGAATTTCATCTCCACGAAGCAAGGCGACCGCGTCGAGGCGAATCCGCAGGCGCTTTACCAGTTGGCGCAGGAGATAAAGCGCCTCGCAACGAAGGGAAGCTCCGAAGTGCAGGACCTCGGACAGACCGTGATGGCGCCGCGTGAGTTCACGCCGATGGGGGCCCGGGGCCCCCGTTTCATCCTGGTCTCGGGCCTTGGAGAGGGGAAGACCTTTCCGCTCGCGGTCGGAAAGAAACTCGTGTTGGGAAGGGCGACCACCGCCGACGTATCGCTCGATTACGACCCGTTCGTCTCAAGCCTCAATTCCATCATCGAGGAGGAGGGTGGGCGGTTCAGGATAATCGACGTTCCGGAGGCAAGGAACGGCACTAGCATCAACTTCAGGCGAATCCCCCGCGGTTCGTCGGCCGTCCTTGAGAACGGGGACATAATAGGGGTGGGGCGGAGCCTGCTCGTTTTCCGCGCGTGA